The following coding sequences lie in one Vibrio toranzoniae genomic window:
- a CDS encoding TonB-dependent siderophore receptor encodes MTILKPKTLSLAVKRSLVVGSILLLPTQFAFATGTSIEEVETITVTAQALKVETPAKETPKSISIISEDELRVRAPQKLDEALRYTSGVTAQPYGADNDTDWFKIRGFDAATYLDGNRLFRDGYYTWLVEPYGLESVEVIKGPSAVLYGESAPGGLVNAVQKKPTFAPQGEVKIEVGNNNHQAVGYDIADDANEDGSVRYRLVGLMKSEDGELDGTSNERFYIAPSFEIDISDRTMLTVLASYLHDDGVPTNPFFPAAGTLIGSNFGHIDPSTNLGQPDYDKYERTQFSLGYLLEHELNDTWKLSQNLNYGANELYLRSSYAFSNNDPSVEELTQGIVFRDGKNESITFDNNAVGNWITNNAGHTVLVGMDLQYHKTDGLEQDNYAFGTINPSNPEYGNFTPLDSANNIKREISKSQASLYSQYQLKLHDQWIGNVGARYDWVKTENTGKGTNVAQSESRDDGELSLSAGVMYLAENGLSPYASYSQSFEVISTIDASTNELYKPLEGEQVEVGVKYEPSFIDGFVNVAWFDIAQKNALVTDPSTWVATQTGEVTSTGVEIDGAAQLTDSVKLMASYTYTKAETDETFGKGKQQAALIPEHQASAWIDYSAQAFIPNLNIGTGVRYVGESKDNPKSSDLTVPSVTLWDAAVTYDITYQWQAQLNVNNILNEEYVSGCDYWCYYGQSRSVMLNANYKW; translated from the coding sequence ATGACCATCCTAAAACCAAAAACGCTTAGCCTTGCTGTTAAGCGAAGCCTAGTAGTGGGCTCAATTCTTTTACTTCCGACTCAATTTGCTTTTGCGACAGGCACTTCAATAGAAGAAGTAGAAACGATCACCGTGACAGCTCAAGCATTGAAAGTAGAAACCCCTGCAAAAGAAACACCTAAATCCATTTCAATCATATCTGAAGATGAATTGCGTGTTCGAGCACCACAAAAACTGGATGAAGCACTGCGCTATACATCAGGTGTAACTGCACAGCCATACGGCGCTGACAATGACACTGATTGGTTCAAAATTCGTGGTTTTGATGCTGCAACTTACCTAGATGGTAATCGTCTGTTTCGAGATGGTTATTACACATGGTTAGTCGAACCATACGGCCTAGAAAGTGTTGAGGTGATTAAAGGCCCTTCTGCTGTACTTTATGGTGAATCAGCACCTGGCGGCTTAGTTAATGCTGTTCAAAAGAAACCAACTTTCGCACCTCAAGGCGAAGTTAAGATCGAGGTGGGCAACAATAATCACCAAGCGGTCGGATACGACATTGCTGATGATGCGAACGAAGATGGCAGTGTACGTTACCGTTTAGTCGGTTTAATGAAGAGTGAAGATGGCGAACTAGACGGTACAAGCAATGAACGCTTCTACATTGCGCCAAGCTTTGAGATTGATATTTCTGATCGCACGATGCTTACCGTTCTAGCAAGCTACCTTCATGATGATGGTGTACCAACGAACCCTTTCTTCCCAGCAGCAGGCACATTGATCGGCTCGAATTTTGGCCACATTGACCCGTCAACGAACCTTGGTCAACCTGACTACGACAAGTATGAACGAACTCAATTCTCATTAGGCTACTTGCTAGAGCACGAACTTAACGACACGTGGAAGCTTTCTCAAAACCTGAATTATGGTGCTAACGAGCTATACCTTCGCAGCTCTTACGCCTTCTCAAACAACGATCCATCTGTTGAAGAACTTACGCAAGGTATCGTATTCCGTGATGGTAAAAACGAGAGCATCACCTTCGATAATAATGCAGTCGGTAACTGGATCACTAACAACGCTGGACACACGGTGTTAGTTGGCATGGATCTGCAATACCACAAAACCGATGGCCTAGAGCAAGACAACTATGCGTTTGGCACGATCAATCCGTCAAACCCAGAATACGGCAACTTCACCCCGCTTGATTCTGCAAACAATATCAAGCGTGAGATCTCGAAATCTCAAGCAAGTCTGTACTCACAATACCAGCTTAAATTACACGATCAGTGGATTGGTAACGTTGGCGCTCGCTACGATTGGGTTAAAACCGAGAATACAGGAAAAGGCACAAACGTTGCTCAAAGCGAATCTCGCGATGATGGTGAATTATCGTTAAGTGCTGGCGTAATGTACCTTGCTGAAAACGGCTTATCGCCATACGCAAGCTACTCTCAATCGTTTGAAGTTATCAGTACTATCGATGCTTCAACAAACGAGCTATACAAGCCACTTGAAGGCGAACAGGTTGAGGTAGGTGTTAAATACGAACCTAGCTTTATCGATGGATTTGTTAATGTTGCATGGTTCGATATTGCTCAGAAGAATGCACTCGTTACAGATCCTTCTACTTGGGTAGCAACGCAAACAGGTGAAGTAACATCGACAGGTGTTGAAATCGACGGTGCAGCTCAGCTTACAGACTCTGTAAAACTAATGGCAAGTTACACCTATACGAAAGCAGAGACTGATGAAACATTTGGTAAAGGTAAGCAGCAAGCAGCACTTATCCCAGAGCATCAAGCATCAGCTTGGATTGATTACAGTGCACAAGCGTTTATTCCAAACCTCAATATTGGTACTGGTGTTCGCTACGTTGGTGAATCAAAAGACAACCCTAAGAGCTCAGATCTAACGGTTCCATCTGTGACACTTTGGGATGCAGCGGTAACTTATGACATCACCTATCAATGGCAAGCACAGCTAAACGTGAACAATATTCTTAACGAAGAGTATGTGTCTGGTTGTGATTACTGGTGTTACTACGGTCAATCTCGCTCTGTAATGCTAAATGCAAACTATAAGTGGTAA
- a CDS encoding ABC transporter ATP-binding protein: MFNWFENLTKPFPSHETEKPPKSLFGFCRFYTRGFEVPLVLMAILSALIAISEVALLRYLGELVDILANQDRETFWQDQGDSIKNMLILVVVIMPTLGFFHSMIMHQSLLGNYPMSIRWLIHRYLLKQAVGFFQRDFAGRVATKVMQSALAVRETVMKLLDVLVYISVYFISMIWMMGESDLILMLPILIWLVLYIFIQLYFIPKMKQIATVQADARSIMTGRIVDSYTNISTVKLFAHSQRELDYAESSMKGFLKTVYRQMRMVTCLLLSVDAINYLLLISIAATSIMLWLDASVTIGAIAVGISIALRVQGMSKWIMWEVSSLFENIGTVVDGMNTISNDVEIKDVKNAKSLEIKQGAIEFNKVHFNYNEEKSVFNDLELNIKPGEKVGIVGRSGSGKSTLVNLLLRFYDVNSGHIRIDGQDISQVEQESLRKHIGMITQDTSLLHRSIKENILYGDPAASMDDVIAAAKQAHAHDFIQELKDENGNKAYDVEVGERGVKLSGGQRQRVAIARVLLKNAPILIMDEATSALDSEVESAIQENLDALMEGKTVIAIAHRLSTIAALDRLIVMDQGQVIEQGSHQELLELNGVYAKLWQHQTGGFLG, translated from the coding sequence ATGTTTAATTGGTTTGAAAACCTTACGAAGCCATTTCCATCACACGAGACCGAAAAACCGCCAAAAAGTTTATTTGGTTTTTGTCGTTTTTATACCCGAGGTTTTGAAGTGCCTTTGGTACTAATGGCGATTCTAAGTGCATTGATCGCTATTTCAGAAGTGGCTTTATTGCGATACCTAGGGGAGCTGGTTGATATATTAGCCAATCAAGACAGAGAAACATTTTGGCAAGATCAAGGAGACAGCATCAAGAATATGTTGATCCTTGTCGTTGTGATTATGCCAACGTTGGGCTTTTTCCATTCGATGATCATGCACCAGTCGCTGCTAGGTAACTATCCAATGTCAATTCGTTGGCTAATTCACCGTTATTTGTTGAAGCAAGCCGTTGGCTTTTTTCAACGAGATTTTGCTGGACGTGTCGCTACCAAGGTTATGCAAAGTGCATTAGCAGTACGCGAAACCGTGATGAAACTTCTTGATGTATTGGTGTATATTTCAGTTTATTTCATCTCAATGATTTGGATGATGGGTGAGTCTGACCTCATTTTAATGCTGCCAATTCTAATTTGGTTAGTACTGTATATTTTTATTCAACTCTACTTTATTCCGAAAATGAAACAAATAGCGACAGTGCAAGCGGATGCTCGCTCTATCATGACGGGCCGTATTGTTGATTCTTATACGAATATTTCGACAGTTAAGCTCTTTGCACATTCTCAACGTGAACTCGATTACGCTGAAAGCAGCATGAAAGGCTTTTTGAAAACTGTTTATCGCCAAATGCGAATGGTGACATGCTTATTATTGAGCGTGGACGCAATTAACTACCTATTACTTATTTCAATTGCTGCTACTTCTATCATGTTGTGGCTCGACGCCAGTGTAACGATAGGGGCGATAGCGGTGGGTATTAGTATAGCCCTTCGAGTTCAAGGCATGTCGAAATGGATCATGTGGGAAGTTAGCTCATTATTTGAAAATATCGGCACAGTTGTCGATGGTATGAATACCATTTCTAATGATGTTGAAATTAAAGATGTTAAAAATGCAAAATCATTAGAAATTAAACAAGGTGCAATTGAGTTTAATAAGGTTCACTTTAACTACAATGAAGAGAAATCGGTATTTAACGATCTTGAACTGAATATCAAGCCAGGAGAGAAGGTTGGTATTGTTGGTCGTTCTGGCTCAGGTAAATCGACCTTGGTTAATTTATTATTGCGTTTCTATGATGTTAACAGTGGTCATATTCGTATTGACGGACAAGATATTTCTCAAGTTGAACAAGAGTCGTTGCGTAAACATATTGGCATGATCACTCAAGACACTTCATTACTGCATCGCTCAATCAAAGAGAATATTCTTTACGGCGACCCTGCAGCTAGTATGGACGACGTGATTGCTGCAGCGAAACAAGCGCATGCTCATGACTTTATTCAAGAGTTGAAAGATGAAAATGGCAATAAAGCGTATGACGTAGAAGTAGGTGAGCGTGGGGTTAAGCTTTCGGGTGGACAACGTCAACGTGTTGCCATTGCGCGAGTGCTTCTTAAAAATGCTCCTATCCTGATTATGGACGAAGCAACGTCGGCATTGGACTCGGAAGTTGAATCAGCAATACAAGAAAACCTTGATGCGTTAATGGAAGGTAAAACGGTAATTGCGATTGCCCACCGACTATCAACCATTGCTGCTTTAGATCGTTTAATTGTTATGGACCAAGGACAAGTTATCGAACAAGGCTCACACCAAGAGCTCCTCGAACTGAATGGTGTTTATGCCAAGTTATGGCAGCATCAGACTGGCGGTTTCTTAGGTTAG
- the fhuB gene encoding Fe(3+)-hydroxamate ABC transporter permease FhuB: MNIKLVSSSLMALVCFAIFSLQIDTSLAFDQQFSLITTPSSATSFDEIFFIDSQLPRLAMAILVGAMLGLVGSLMQQLTQNNLTSPLTLGSSSGAWLALVVMNVWFVDYVADYSALAAMVGALVAFGLIVAIVGLKNMTGLPLVVSGMVINILLGSIAAAIVVLNAQFAQNVFMWGAGDLTQYSWDWFEWLLPKTGIALVLFLIAPRILTLLRLGQEGATARGLPVVPAFTLLMVMGIWLVSASITAVGIISFIGLLTPNIARALGARTPRQQLLSSAVLGAGLLIFTDTLAMLLTFWFEETIPSGVTAAAIGAPALIWFSRKPLHAQDQLNLSMGEGKSRISRSTIGLILSACLIGGLLYIFATTTSNGLIMSSPNEYQWQLRWPRLITVISVGLALSVAGVILQRLVYNPLASPDILGVSSGATFAIVTTTLFVGSAFSGSEWMVAFLGSVTVLIALLLLGKKHNFNPSNFILSGIALTAMLEAFIQFSLAKGTGDSYKTLLWLTGSSYRVTQEQAMLLLTASATLVLIVLMLSRWLTVIAIGRQFANARGLNANLVNVVGLSLVALLCAFSTATMGPVAFVGLVAPHMAMMLGAKKATPQLLTGGVIGITLMIWADWLGQVAIYPFNIAAGTLVSIMGSGYFLLLMMKSRFR, from the coding sequence ATGAACATCAAATTAGTCTCCTCTTCCTTAATGGCACTTGTTTGCTTCGCGATTTTCAGCCTACAGATTGATACATCACTCGCATTTGACCAGCAATTCAGCTTAATCACGACACCAAGCTCTGCCACCAGCTTTGATGAGATCTTCTTTATTGACTCCCAACTCCCACGTCTAGCCATGGCGATATTAGTGGGTGCGATGCTTGGGCTGGTCGGAAGCTTAATGCAACAACTGACACAGAATAACCTCACCTCACCGCTCACCCTAGGCAGTTCATCCGGTGCATGGCTAGCGCTTGTTGTAATGAATGTTTGGTTTGTCGATTACGTTGCAGATTACTCAGCATTGGCTGCCATGGTCGGTGCATTAGTGGCGTTTGGGCTTATTGTGGCAATTGTCGGGCTCAAGAATATGACGGGGCTTCCTTTGGTGGTTTCTGGAATGGTCATTAATATTTTGCTCGGTTCAATCGCTGCAGCAATTGTAGTACTCAATGCTCAATTTGCCCAAAACGTATTCATGTGGGGCGCAGGCGATCTTACCCAATACAGTTGGGATTGGTTCGAATGGTTGCTGCCGAAGACGGGTATTGCGCTCGTTTTATTCCTCATAGCCCCAAGAATTCTGACATTACTTCGCCTTGGCCAAGAAGGCGCAACAGCAAGGGGGCTACCCGTAGTTCCTGCTTTTACCTTGCTAATGGTAATGGGTATTTGGTTGGTTTCAGCCTCAATTACCGCCGTTGGCATCATTAGCTTTATTGGCTTACTCACACCAAATATTGCCCGAGCGTTAGGGGCGAGAACACCGCGGCAGCAACTGCTATCAAGTGCTGTACTCGGCGCTGGGTTACTGATCTTTACCGACACGCTAGCCATGCTACTGACGTTTTGGTTTGAAGAAACGATTCCTAGCGGAGTGACAGCAGCGGCGATTGGTGCGCCGGCGCTCATTTGGTTTAGCCGTAAACCTTTGCACGCGCAGGATCAACTCAACCTCTCGATGGGTGAAGGAAAAAGTCGCATCTCAAGATCAACGATTGGCCTTATCCTATCCGCTTGTTTGATCGGCGGCTTGCTTTATATTTTCGCAACTACGACTTCAAATGGGTTGATCATGTCTTCTCCAAATGAATATCAATGGCAGCTTCGCTGGCCCCGACTCATAACCGTAATATCAGTAGGTTTAGCGCTATCGGTTGCTGGTGTGATCTTACAGCGCTTAGTCTATAACCCTTTGGCAAGCCCTGATATTTTAGGGGTCTCCTCTGGCGCTACCTTTGCTATTGTCACCACAACTCTATTTGTTGGAAGTGCATTCTCCGGTTCTGAGTGGATGGTTGCATTCCTAGGCAGTGTAACGGTGCTTATTGCGTTACTTCTACTAGGAAAAAAACACAACTTTAATCCGTCTAACTTCATTTTGTCTGGTATTGCACTTACTGCAATGCTCGAAGCTTTCATCCAGTTCTCACTTGCTAAGGGAACGGGCGATAGTTACAAAACACTACTATGGCTAACCGGATCTAGTTACCGCGTAACGCAAGAGCAAGCCATGCTGTTACTTACCGCTAGTGCGACATTAGTGTTAATCGTACTGATGTTATCTCGATGGTTAACCGTGATTGCTATTGGCCGTCAGTTTGCCAACGCTCGCGGCTTGAATGCTAACCTAGTAAATGTGGTTGGTCTCTCTCTGGTAGCATTACTGTGTGCTTTCTCGACCGCAACAATGGGACCGGTAGCCTTTGTCGGCCTTGTTGCCCCTCATATGGCAATGATGCTCGGCGCAAAGAAAGCGACACCGCAACTGCTCACCGGAGGAGTCATTGGAATTACGCTCATGATTTGGGCGGATTGGCTTGGGCAAGTCGCGATATACCCATTCAATATTGCTGCCGGCACATTAGTATCAATAATGGGAAGTGGCTATTTCTTATTACTAATGATGAAGAGTCGTTTTAGATAA
- a CDS encoding DMT family transporter — translation MPSFSFSLIPVGVRFMLLSAFGFALMSACVKYISSYGIPVFEIVAARALVSLIISYIDVKRKGISVWGHNKPLLFLRGAVGTAALMCVYYAVTTLPLAEAAILQYVHPIFTALLGVLFLKERVQKSTMICIAFCLAGLLVMVQPSINTGASSELPLFSILVALCGAFGSSIAYVIVRKLSQTEDSSVIIFYFPLVALPISTALIWNDFVWPSLFLTVMLVLVGVFTQIGQYGLTKAMQTQAAGKASAYSYIQIVFSALLGVWIFNEIPSVWTYLGGGLIVTGALINVFGKQLLTPLKAKDQKLGMK, via the coding sequence ATGCCTTCTTTCTCTTTTTCACTGATCCCTGTCGGGGTTAGGTTCATGCTCCTCTCCGCTTTTGGATTCGCACTAATGTCGGCTTGTGTAAAGTACATTAGCAGCTATGGCATACCTGTATTTGAAATTGTCGCGGCTAGGGCTTTGGTGTCTTTGATCATCAGTTATATCGATGTGAAACGAAAAGGCATTTCGGTTTGGGGTCACAACAAACCACTGCTTTTCCTGCGTGGCGCTGTCGGTACGGCTGCGCTGATGTGCGTTTACTATGCAGTGACGACACTGCCGCTCGCAGAAGCTGCTATCTTACAATACGTCCATCCAATATTTACCGCGTTGCTCGGTGTGCTATTCCTGAAAGAACGCGTCCAGAAATCAACGATGATCTGCATTGCATTCTGTCTAGCAGGATTACTGGTGATGGTTCAGCCAAGCATAAACACTGGTGCGAGCAGTGAGTTACCCCTGTTCAGCATTCTGGTGGCATTATGCGGTGCGTTTGGTAGCTCGATTGCGTATGTGATTGTGAGAAAGCTTAGCCAAACGGAAGACAGCTCTGTGATCATCTTCTATTTCCCACTGGTTGCCCTGCCAATATCCACAGCCTTAATTTGGAACGACTTTGTCTGGCCCAGCTTATTTTTAACCGTGATGCTGGTTCTCGTCGGGGTTTTCACACAAATAGGTCAATATGGTTTAACCAAGGCGATGCAAACCCAAGCTGCGGGTAAAGCATCGGCTTACTCATACATTCAGATCGTATTTTCTGCACTATTAGGTGTTTGGATCTTCAATGAAATCCCATCGGTTTGGACGTACTTAGGTGGTGGCCTCATCGTAACAGGCGCGCTAATTAATGTGTTTGGCAAACAGTTGCTGACGCCCCTTAAAGCGAAAGACCAAAAGCTAGGCATGAAGTAA
- a CDS encoding ABC transporter ATP-binding protein codes for MYQLSDIKVCRGGRTIFQVDDLSIPTDELTIVLGHNGSGKSTLVNLLSGQMAADEGRVSVDGNILTDYKTKERAKKIAYLSQKLPASAGLTVRELVKLGRFPWRGALGRWNSEDTSIIEAAMERTGITQFADTLADQLSGGERQRAWVSMLLAQQSPILILDEPTSALDVHHQFQLMQLLSELNRTENVGIIVILHDLNLALRYATHIVALKQGQIAFEGPADILLDEQRLSNLYESSIQLIDHPAPGNSVASQKVAVVCA; via the coding sequence ATGTACCAACTCTCTGATATTAAAGTTTGCCGCGGTGGACGTACCATTTTTCAGGTCGATGACTTATCAATTCCAACTGACGAACTCACCATCGTACTTGGCCACAATGGTTCAGGTAAATCGACACTGGTTAACCTTCTTTCTGGCCAAATGGCCGCTGACGAAGGGAGAGTGTCAGTAGACGGCAACATTCTGACCGATTACAAAACCAAAGAGCGAGCGAAGAAGATCGCTTATCTGTCACAGAAACTACCTGCATCGGCAGGCCTAACTGTGCGTGAATTAGTCAAATTAGGCCGCTTTCCTTGGCGTGGTGCCTTGGGGCGTTGGAACAGCGAAGATACCTCTATTATTGAAGCGGCTATGGAACGGACGGGGATAACACAATTTGCCGACACCTTAGCCGACCAATTATCGGGTGGTGAACGCCAACGCGCTTGGGTCTCAATGCTCTTAGCACAACAATCGCCAATACTTATCTTAGATGAGCCAACATCCGCGTTAGACGTCCACCACCAGTTTCAACTCATGCAATTATTGTCGGAACTCAACAGAACTGAAAATGTCGGTATCATTGTGATCCTGCACGATCTTAACCTCGCGCTTCGCTATGCCACTCATATTGTTGCATTAAAACAGGGCCAAATTGCGTTTGAGGGACCTGCTGACATCTTGCTGGATGAACAACGTCTATCCAACTTATACGAATCATCGATTCAGTTGATTGACCACCCAGCCCCAGGAAATAGCGTAGCGAGTCAAAAGGTTGCGGTTGTATGCGCCTGA
- a CDS encoding alpha-amylase family protein, whose translation MKPINTLLISTLALCSFSSATYADSILHAFNWKYSDVTANANQIAQAGYKKVLVAPAMKSSGSQWWARYQPQDLRTIDSPLGNKQDLAAMITALKGVGVDVYADVVLNHMANESWKRSDLDYPGTEVLNDYASRSSYYADQTLFGNLGQGFVSANDFHAAGCISDWNDPGHVQYWRLCGADGDVGLPDLDPNNWVVSQQRLYLKALKDMGIKGFRIDAVKHMSQYQIDQVFMSEITANMHVFGEVITSGGAGNSGYESFLAPYLNNTNHSAYDFPLFASIRSAFSMSGGMNQLHDPKAYGQALDDNRSITFAITHDIPTNDGFRYQIMDPQDEQLAYAYILGKDGGTPLIYSDDLPDSEDKDNGRWGNVWNSSTMKNMLSFHNAMQGKSMTMILSDQCTLLFKRGKEGIVGINKCGETRGVTVDTYQHEFNWHVQYKDVLSSATETVTSRYHTFNLPPRSARMFKL comes from the coding sequence ATGAAACCAATAAATACCCTACTCATATCCACGCTCGCACTTTGCTCTTTTAGTTCAGCCACATATGCCGACAGCATCCTTCATGCTTTCAACTGGAAGTACTCAGACGTAACAGCCAATGCCAATCAAATTGCCCAAGCTGGCTACAAGAAGGTACTGGTTGCTCCGGCAATGAAATCCAGCGGCAGCCAATGGTGGGCGCGTTACCAACCACAAGATCTGCGTACTATTGACTCTCCTTTGGGGAACAAACAAGATTTAGCCGCAATGATCACCGCACTTAAAGGCGTAGGTGTTGATGTTTACGCTGATGTTGTACTCAACCACATGGCGAATGAAAGCTGGAAGCGAAGTGACTTGGATTACCCTGGCACTGAAGTGCTAAACGATTATGCCAGCCGTTCAAGTTACTATGCCGACCAGACTCTGTTTGGCAACTTAGGGCAAGGTTTTGTCTCGGCTAACGATTTCCATGCCGCAGGCTGTATTTCAGATTGGAACGATCCGGGTCATGTTCAATACTGGCGTTTGTGTGGTGCCGATGGTGATGTGGGTCTTCCAGATCTAGACCCAAACAACTGGGTAGTGTCACAACAGCGTTTATACCTGAAAGCGTTAAAGGACATGGGCATCAAAGGTTTCCGAATTGATGCAGTGAAGCACATGAGTCAGTACCAAATCGACCAAGTGTTTATGTCTGAAATCACCGCGAACATGCATGTGTTTGGTGAGGTGATTACCAGTGGTGGAGCAGGGAACAGCGGTTATGAGTCTTTCTTAGCGCCTTACTTAAACAATACTAACCATTCCGCGTACGATTTCCCGTTGTTTGCATCGATTCGATCAGCGTTCTCAATGAGCGGCGGTATGAACCAGCTGCATGATCCAAAAGCGTACGGCCAAGCACTCGATGACAACCGTTCGATCACCTTCGCGATCACACATGACATTCCAACCAACGACGGCTTCCGTTACCAAATTATGGACCCACAAGATGAGCAGCTTGCTTACGCTTACATTCTTGGTAAAGATGGTGGGACGCCGCTGATCTACAGCGATGATCTTCCTGATTCTGAAGACAAGGATAACGGTCGTTGGGGCAATGTGTGGAACAGTTCGACAATGAAAAACATGTTGAGCTTCCATAATGCAATGCAAGGCAAATCAATGACGATGATTTTGAGCGATCAGTGCACTTTGTTGTTCAAGCGTGGTAAAGAAGGCATAGTTGGTATTAATAAATGTGGTGAAACGCGTGGCGTGACAGTTGATACTTACCAACATGAGTTCAATTGGCATGTTCAATATAAAGACGTATTGAGCAGCGCGACAGAAACCGTGACTTCTCGTTATCACACCTTCAACTTACCACCACGTAGTGCGCGTATGTTTAAGCTTTAG
- a CDS encoding VOC family protein produces MIQLEHVNLVVKDIPEMLTFYKAAFPHWYVRDEGKGEWSGKPRNWLHFGDEYQYIALSDHGEGENRDLAGHSVGLAHFAYVTHNINSVIERLIDAGFPIAKPGAEEPYRKNVYFVDPAGFEIEFVEYLSDDPKLRNAT; encoded by the coding sequence ATGATCCAACTTGAACATGTGAATTTAGTCGTTAAGGACATCCCTGAAATGCTGACTTTCTACAAAGCGGCGTTTCCACACTGGTACGTCCGTGATGAAGGAAAAGGCGAATGGTCAGGTAAGCCACGTAACTGGCTGCATTTTGGTGACGAATATCAATATATTGCACTGAGTGATCACGGTGAAGGGGAAAACAGAGATTTGGCAGGGCACTCGGTTGGCCTCGCGCACTTTGCTTATGTGACACATAACATCAATAGCGTGATTGAGCGCCTTATTGATGCGGGCTTCCCAATCGCCAAACCCGGCGCCGAAGAACCTTATCGTAAAAACGTCTATTTTGTGGATCCGGCTGGCTTTGAAATTGAATTTGTTGAATATCTGAGTGATGACCCCAAACTACGCAATGCCACGTAA
- a CDS encoding iron-siderophore ABC transporter substrate-binding protein yields MRLINVHLRLLVIVVSLLVSFFSHAAEMIENQVSSHRFAETPKRVVVLNWDLLEQVLALGVTPVGAPELASYRLWVVKPEAPKEITDIGSRSEPNLELIANLKPDVILAASPQQDILPILEQIAPVVYLPNFTEKENAANTAIAHFKTIGKLLDKEDIAKQQLAEVEVKLSELKQKLAPYYAPNTDLVVMRFSTLNSVFLYSNNSSTQYVVSQLGFNNPIPVRPRAWGIQQTRINTLQQAGASYVLYMQPFPQEEKLKDARLWQALPFVKEGRVNSVRSVWNYGGAMSLLYLAEAITDSLIELAEDK; encoded by the coding sequence ATGCGCCTGATTAATGTTCACCTTCGTCTACTTGTCATCGTGGTTTCGTTGTTGGTCTCATTTTTCAGCCATGCTGCTGAGATGATTGAAAACCAAGTCAGTTCACATCGTTTTGCCGAAACGCCAAAGCGAGTTGTGGTTCTCAATTGGGATCTCCTTGAGCAAGTATTGGCACTAGGTGTCACGCCAGTGGGCGCACCGGAGCTTGCGAGTTATCGACTTTGGGTGGTAAAACCTGAAGCCCCAAAAGAGATTACCGATATTGGTTCGCGCTCAGAGCCTAACTTAGAGCTGATTGCGAATCTCAAACCCGACGTAATTTTAGCGGCGTCACCACAGCAAGACATTTTGCCGATCTTGGAGCAAATTGCGCCTGTGGTTTACCTACCCAATTTCACTGAAAAAGAGAATGCCGCTAACACTGCAATAGCACACTTTAAAACCATTGGTAAGCTACTCGATAAAGAAGACATCGCAAAGCAACAGTTAGCAGAGGTGGAAGTTAAACTCTCTGAATTGAAGCAGAAGCTCGCCCCCTACTACGCACCAAACACCGACTTGGTCGTGATGCGATTCTCTACATTGAATTCTGTGTTCTTGTATTCAAATAACTCTTCGACACAATACGTGGTGTCACAGCTTGGCTTTAATAACCCAATTCCCGTTAGGCCGAGAGCATGGGGAATTCAACAAACTCGCATCAACACGTTGCAACAAGCAGGTGCGAGTTATGTTCTGTATATGCAGCCCTTTCCTCAAGAAGAAAAATTGAAAGATGCCCGCCTATGGCAAGCTCTACCTTTTGTGAAAGAGGGCCGAGTCAATTCAGTGCGATCTGTGTGGAACTATGGCGGAGCAATGTCATTGCTTTATTTAGCTGAAGCCATTACAGACAGCTTAATTGAGCTGGCGGAGGACAAATGA